One stretch of Pseudoxanthomonas sp. Root65 DNA includes these proteins:
- a CDS encoding iron-containing redox enzyme family protein, translated as MSFHDALVAQTTHERNGLLSIPIIQSALAGRIARDDYVAFLTQAFHHVRHTVPLLMACGARLPARLEWLRTAVGEYIDEEMGHHEWVLDDIAACGEDRAAAQASAPSLATELMVSYAYDTIQRGNPVAFFGMVLVLEGTSVALATRAANTIQQSLDLPRNAFSYLLSHGDLDIEHVGFFRQLMDRIDDPADQAAIVHAARRFYVLYGDIFRTLRDGGVRLAEAA; from the coding sequence ATGAGTTTCCATGACGCGCTGGTCGCCCAGACCACGCACGAACGCAATGGGCTGCTGTCCATTCCGATCATCCAGTCGGCGCTGGCCGGCCGCATCGCGCGCGACGACTACGTCGCCTTCCTCACCCAGGCCTTCCACCACGTCCGCCACACCGTGCCGCTGCTGATGGCCTGCGGCGCGCGCCTGCCGGCGCGCCTGGAGTGGCTGCGCACGGCGGTGGGCGAGTACATCGACGAGGAGATGGGCCACCACGAGTGGGTGCTGGACGACATCGCCGCCTGCGGCGAGGACCGCGCCGCCGCGCAAGCGTCCGCGCCGTCGCTGGCGACCGAACTGATGGTCAGCTACGCCTACGACACCATCCAGCGCGGCAACCCGGTCGCCTTCTTCGGCATGGTGCTGGTGCTGGAAGGCACCAGCGTGGCGCTGGCCACGCGTGCGGCCAACACGATCCAGCAATCGCTGGACCTCCCACGCAACGCCTTCAGCTACCTGCTTTCGCATGGCGACCTGGACATCGAGCACGTCGGCTTCTTCCGGCAGCTGATGGATCGCATCGACGACCCCGCCGACCAGGCCGCCATCGTGCACGCGGCGCGCCGCTTCTACGTGCTCTACGGCGACATCTTCCGCACCCTGCGCGACGGCGGTGTGCGCCTGGCGGAAGCCGCATGA
- the wrbA gene encoding NAD(P)H:quinone oxidoreductase has protein sequence MARILVLYYSAYGHIETMAQAIAEGATGAGAQVDIKRVPELVPEDVARASHYKLDQPAPIATIAELADYDAIIVGTGTRFGRMSSQMANFLDQAGGLWARGALHGKVGAAFTSTATQHGGQETTLFSIITNLLHFGMVIVGLDYGHAGQMTLDEITGGSPYGASTIAGGDGSRQPSENELKGARYQGRVVAETAIRLHG, from the coding sequence ATGGCCAGGATCCTGGTACTGTACTACTCCGCCTACGGGCATATCGAAACGATGGCGCAGGCGATCGCCGAGGGCGCGACCGGCGCCGGCGCGCAGGTCGACATCAAGCGCGTGCCCGAACTGGTGCCCGAGGACGTGGCGCGCGCCTCGCACTACAAGCTGGACCAGCCCGCGCCGATCGCCACGATCGCGGAACTGGCCGACTACGACGCGATCATCGTCGGCACCGGCACGCGGTTCGGGCGCATGAGTTCGCAGATGGCCAACTTCCTAGACCAGGCCGGCGGCCTGTGGGCGCGCGGCGCCCTGCATGGCAAGGTCGGCGCGGCGTTCACCTCCACCGCCACCCAGCACGGTGGCCAGGAGACCACGCTGTTCTCGATCATCACCAACCTGCTGCATTTCGGCATGGTGATCGTGGGCCTGGACTACGGCCACGCCGGGCAGATGACGCTGGACGAGATCACCGGCGGCTCGCCCTACGGCGCCAGTACCATCGCCGGCGGCGACGGCTCACGCCAGCCCTCGGAAAACGAACTGAAAGGCGCCCGCTACCAGGGCCGCGTGGTGGCCGAGACGGCGATCAGGCTGCACGGCTGA
- a CDS encoding molybdenum cofactor guanylyltransferase — MTREWRAVLLAGGRSSRMGTEKAALPWGDGTLLKHMRTLLLAAGANDVVVSGNHPQFDGIPDGMPDTGPMGALAQLAPRLQDGTWMVVPVDMPLLSADLLQALLATDAACACVEDHPLPMVLRIDARVRAVMDEIGACEERARSLRALQARLQARCMPAPPWRAALRNCNTPEAWSALRAMR; from the coding sequence ATGACGCGCGAATGGCGTGCGGTATTGCTCGCAGGCGGGCGCTCCTCGCGCATGGGCACGGAAAAGGCTGCGCTGCCCTGGGGCGACGGCACGCTGCTGAAGCACATGCGCACGTTGCTGCTCGCTGCGGGCGCGAACGACGTGGTCGTCAGCGGGAATCACCCGCAGTTCGACGGCATACCGGACGGCATGCCCGACACCGGGCCGATGGGCGCACTGGCGCAACTCGCGCCGCGTCTGCAGGACGGTACATGGATGGTGGTGCCGGTCGACATGCCACTACTGTCCGCCGACCTGCTGCAGGCTTTGCTGGCGACCGACGCCGCCTGCGCCTGCGTGGAGGATCACCCGCTGCCGATGGTGCTGCGGATCGATGCGCGGGTGCGTGCGGTGATGGACGAAATCGGCGCATGTGAGGAGCGCGCACGGTCGTTGCGTGCGCTGCAGGCGCGCTTGCAGGCGAGATGCATGCCCGCACCGCCGTGGCGGGCGGCGCTACGCAACTGCAACACGCCGGAAGCGTGGTCCGCGCTGCGGGCGATGCGCTGA
- a CDS encoding SDR family oxidoreductase: MDLAGRTVIVTGASGGIGVPLCAALLTAGAHVLAVGRDEARLRRLAQQLPAGRLSWAVGDVATEEGRARVLDAAHAARPTPSVLVLAHAQAAFGLFEDQSPEEMARLMQTNLVAPMLLVHGLLPVLRMHAMSSVVVVGSTFGSLAFPGFAAYSASKFGLRGLTEALAREYADTSLRFQYLSPRATRTPFNTPAVDALNAELKVASDAPAEVARQLIAAITQGTSRLQLGWPEKLFARLNGLVPGLVDRNLRASLPIVRRHARRSRPSAVETLRHEPQSR, translated from the coding sequence ATGGACCTCGCCGGCAGGACCGTGATCGTCACCGGTGCCAGTGGGGGTATCGGCGTGCCGCTGTGTGCGGCGCTGCTCACCGCCGGTGCGCACGTGCTGGCCGTGGGGCGCGACGAAGCCAGGCTGCGTCGCCTCGCCCAGCAACTGCCCGCCGGGCGCCTGTCATGGGCGGTGGGCGATGTCGCGACCGAAGAAGGCCGCGCGCGCGTGCTCGACGCCGCGCATGCCGCCCGTCCCACGCCGTCGGTACTGGTGCTTGCGCACGCGCAGGCCGCGTTCGGCCTGTTCGAGGACCAGTCGCCGGAGGAGATGGCGCGGCTCATGCAGACCAACCTGGTGGCGCCGATGCTGCTGGTGCATGGCTTGCTGCCGGTACTGCGCATGCATGCGATGTCGTCGGTCGTCGTGGTCGGTTCGACCTTCGGCAGCCTGGCGTTTCCCGGTTTCGCCGCGTACAGCGCCAGCAAGTTCGGCCTGCGCGGACTGACCGAAGCGCTGGCGCGCGAGTACGCCGATACGTCGCTGCGATTCCAGTACCTGTCACCGCGCGCCACCCGCACGCCGTTCAACACGCCGGCGGTCGATGCCCTCAATGCCGAACTGAAGGTGGCCAGCGATGCGCCCGCCGAGGTCGCGCGCCAATTGATCGCCGCGATCACCCAGGGCACCTCGCGGCTGCAGCTCGGCTGGCCGGAAAAACTGTTCGCACGCCTCAACGGGCTGGTACCCGGTCTGGTCGACCGCAACCTGCGCGCCAGCCTGCCCATCGTCCGTCGCCACGCGCGACGATCCCGCCCGTCTGCTGTCGAGACCCTTCGTCATGAACCTCAATCACGGTAA
- a CDS encoding ATP-binding protein, which yields MLWLLLGALAVVMAAAGLLSYRAGLQEAGEMFDARLVQSTRVLVSLVDEPLSELNAYPGEPIVLRGWHGEAHGVGEALAFDDGHAYENKLAFQVWDAQRRLLLRSDSAPVRPLATLRAGYEDVVVDGAHWRAFTLQSPNGRWFQSAERTDIREELAGDIAGGTLLPLLLSLPLIALVVWWSVALATRSLRRISHEIGQRDPERLAPLDPADVPQEARGLVDAINGLLHRLDIALARERTFVADAAHELRTPISALKVHADNARHARDDEERDASQQQLAASVLRVERLVAQLLSLSRAESTGRVLERARLDLAALAGTEIDAARPLLDARSQVLRLDLQPVQVSGDEVALGLLVRNLVENAARHAPAGAIIAVRTWKSGEKAFLAVEDSGPGIPEEERERVFDRFYRRLGSHHEGSGLGLAIVKEVVITHAGTIRLAPSSQLGGLAVSVELPGLA from the coding sequence CTGCTGTGGCTGTTGCTGGGCGCGCTGGCGGTGGTGATGGCGGCCGCCGGCCTGCTCAGCTATCGCGCCGGCCTGCAGGAAGCCGGCGAGATGTTCGATGCGCGCCTGGTGCAGTCCACGCGCGTGCTGGTGAGCCTGGTCGATGAGCCGCTCAGCGAACTCAACGCCTATCCGGGCGAACCGATCGTGCTGCGGGGCTGGCATGGCGAGGCGCATGGCGTCGGCGAGGCGCTGGCGTTCGACGACGGGCATGCCTACGAGAACAAGCTGGCGTTCCAGGTCTGGGATGCGCAGCGCCGCCTGCTGTTGCGCTCGGACAGCGCGCCCGTGCGTCCGCTGGCGACGTTGCGGGCGGGTTACGAGGACGTGGTGGTGGATGGCGCGCACTGGCGCGCGTTCACGCTGCAATCGCCGAACGGCCGCTGGTTCCAGTCCGCCGAACGCACCGACATCCGCGAGGAACTCGCCGGCGATATCGCCGGCGGTACGCTGCTGCCGCTGCTGCTGTCGCTGCCGCTGATCGCGCTGGTGGTCTGGTGGAGCGTCGCGTTGGCGACGCGTTCGCTGCGGCGGATATCGCACGAGATCGGCCAGCGCGATCCGGAACGGCTGGCGCCGCTGGATCCGGCCGACGTGCCGCAGGAAGCGCGCGGCCTGGTCGACGCCATCAATGGCCTGCTGCACCGCCTGGACATCGCGTTGGCACGCGAGCGCACCTTCGTGGCCGACGCCGCGCACGAGCTGCGCACGCCGATCAGCGCATTGAAGGTGCATGCCGACAACGCGCGTCACGCCCGCGACGATGAGGAGCGCGATGCCTCGCAGCAGCAACTGGCGGCCAGCGTGCTGCGCGTCGAGCGCCTGGTCGCCCAACTGCTGTCATTGAGCCGCGCCGAAAGCACGGGACGTGTTCTCGAACGCGCGCGCCTGGACCTGGCGGCGCTGGCAGGCACCGAGATCGATGCGGCGCGGCCCTTGCTCGATGCCAGGAGCCAGGTGCTGCGGCTCGACCTGCAACCCGTACAGGTGTCCGGCGACGAGGTCGCCCTCGGCCTGCTGGTGCGCAACCTGGTGGAAAATGCCGCACGCCACGCACCCGCCGGCGCCATCATCGCGGTGCGCACGTGGAAGAGCGGCGAGAAGGCCTTCCTTGCGGTCGAAGACAGCGGCCCGGGCATTCCCGAGGAGGAGCGCGAGCGCGTGTTCGACCGCTTCTACCGCCGGTTGGGCAGCCACCACGAGGGCAGCGGGCTGGGCCTGGCGATCGTCAAGGAAGTGGTCATCACGCATGCCGGCACGATCCGGCTGGCGCCGTCGTCGCAGCTTGGCGGCCTGGCCGTGTCGGTGGAACTGCCGGGCCTGGCCTGA
- a CDS encoding molybdopterin molybdotransferase MoeA, with protein MIGYHEAVARLLEGAERCGEECVALGRAAGRILAGDIVSPMALPAFDNAAMDGVALAGDGPAARAGSCWALASRIAAGDVPPQDDAHAWEVMTGAALPTRAATVVPLEGIERLPDARVRLRDDASPGAHIRRRGEDVREGDALLASGTVLHAAQLMLLAGVGQHEVAVARRPRVAVLATGREVIAAGQALPPGSIHDATSPYLAAAIAAAGAELVHHARVGDDVATFQSAIDAALALDVDLVLSTGAVSKGCYDFVPAALEAREAERCFHGVAMRPGKPLLAARLREGPVVVGLPGNPLSTAVGFRFLVEPLLRAWLGMRPEPERRLPLAAACDKRAGLHAMFHGHLRCDGEGRLHAHVAEAQASFRLLPFAQSSVWISVPADAARIDAGTRVQVHGHGHLHPPGWLPA; from the coding sequence GTGATCGGTTATCACGAGGCGGTGGCACGGCTGCTGGAGGGCGCCGAGCGGTGCGGCGAAGAGTGCGTCGCGTTGGGCCGTGCGGCCGGGCGCATCCTGGCCGGCGACATCGTCAGTCCGATGGCGCTGCCGGCATTCGACAACGCCGCGATGGACGGAGTAGCGCTGGCCGGCGATGGACCGGCAGCACGCGCCGGCAGCTGCTGGGCGCTGGCGTCGCGGATCGCGGCGGGCGACGTGCCGCCGCAGGACGACGCGCATGCCTGGGAGGTCATGACGGGCGCGGCATTGCCGACGCGGGCGGCCACCGTGGTGCCGCTCGAAGGCATCGAGCGGCTGCCGGACGCGCGTGTCCGCCTGCGGGATGACGCGTCGCCGGGGGCGCATATACGCCGCCGCGGCGAGGACGTGCGGGAAGGCGACGCGTTGCTGGCGTCGGGCACCGTACTCCACGCCGCGCAGCTGATGCTGCTGGCGGGCGTCGGACAGCACGAGGTCGCGGTCGCACGACGTCCGCGCGTGGCCGTGCTGGCGACCGGTCGCGAAGTGATCGCGGCCGGCCAGGCACTGCCGCCCGGCAGCATCCATGACGCGACGTCGCCGTATCTCGCGGCCGCGATCGCGGCCGCAGGCGCGGAGCTGGTCCACCACGCGCGCGTTGGCGATGACGTGGCCACCTTCCAGTCCGCCATCGATGCGGCGCTGGCGCTCGACGTCGACCTGGTGCTCAGCACGGGTGCGGTGTCGAAGGGCTGCTACGACTTCGTGCCCGCCGCGCTGGAGGCGCGCGAGGCCGAACGGTGCTTCCATGGCGTGGCGATGCGGCCCGGCAAGCCGCTGCTGGCGGCGCGGCTGCGCGAAGGTCCGGTGGTCGTCGGCCTGCCCGGCAATCCGCTGTCGACGGCGGTGGGCTTCCGCTTCCTGGTCGAGCCGCTGCTTCGCGCATGGCTGGGGATGCGGCCGGAACCGGAGCGCCGCCTGCCGTTGGCGGCCGCCTGCGACAAGCGCGCCGGGCTGCACGCCATGTTCCACGGCCACCTGCGTTGCGACGGGGAAGGCCGGCTGCACGCCCATGTCGCCGAGGCGCAGGCCTCGTTCCGCCTGCTGCCGTTCGCGCAGTCGTCGGTGTGGATCAGCGTGCCTGCCGACGCCGCCCGCATCGACGCGGGGACACGCGTGCAGGTGCATGGCCACGGCCATCTGCATCCGCCCGGGTGGCTTCCGGCATGA
- a CDS encoding response regulator transcription factor, giving the protein MLVVDDHPLLREGIAAVLATQPDMRVQAEASEGAEAVALYARLRPDVVLMDLQMPGMDGISAIRAIREQDPAARIVVLTTYQGDVQALRALRAGAHGYLLKSMLRRELVDTIRTVHAGGRRVPAEVADSLAAHVADDGLSGREIDVLRQVAEGNANKRVARNLGISEETVKAHMKSILSKLGANDRTHAVTIAIKRGIMPL; this is encoded by the coding sequence GTGCTGGTCGTGGACGACCATCCGCTGTTGCGCGAAGGCATCGCTGCGGTGCTCGCCACGCAGCCGGACATGCGCGTGCAGGCCGAGGCGAGCGAAGGCGCCGAGGCGGTCGCACTGTATGCAAGGCTGCGCCCGGACGTGGTGCTGATGGACCTGCAGATGCCGGGCATGGATGGCATCAGCGCGATCCGCGCGATCCGCGAACAGGATCCGGCCGCGCGGATCGTGGTGCTGACCACTTACCAGGGCGATGTGCAGGCGCTGCGTGCGCTGCGCGCCGGTGCGCATGGCTACCTGCTGAAGAGCATGTTGCGCCGCGAACTGGTGGACACCATCCGCACCGTGCATGCCGGCGGCCGGCGCGTGCCGGCGGAAGTCGCCGACAGCCTGGCGGCGCACGTGGCCGATGACGGCCTGAGCGGACGCGAGATCGACGTGCTGCGGCAGGTGGCCGAAGGCAATGCCAACAAGCGCGTGGCGCGCAACCTGGGCATCTCGGAAGAGACGGTCAAGGCGCACATGAAGAGCATCCTCTCCAAGCTGGGCGCCAACGACCGCACCCATGCCGTCACCATCGCGATCAAGCGCGGCATCATGCCGCTCTGA
- a CDS encoding helix-turn-helix transcriptional regulator, which yields MTPACQDLHASDPRPAAGLNERAFRRADTFILHNLGRNFTLADIASAACISRFHFARQFRQRTGCSPMAYVMRLRLERAKEMLARGDQRIADTAAALGFYDQSHFTRTFRRAIGVSPRTFSRQHHHAGTTGAVRTLAPSEPSYAHAHP from the coding sequence ATGACGCCAGCCTGCCAGGATCTCCACGCTTCCGATCCACGCCCTGCCGCCGGCCTGAACGAGCGCGCCTTCCGCCGTGCGGACACCTTCATCCTGCACAACCTCGGCCGGAACTTCACGCTCGCCGACATCGCCTCGGCCGCCTGCATCAGCCGCTTCCATTTCGCCCGCCAGTTCCGCCAGCGCACCGGCTGCAGTCCGATGGCCTACGTGATGCGGCTGCGCCTGGAGCGCGCGAAGGAAATGCTCGCGCGCGGCGACCAGCGCATCGCCGATACCGCGGCCGCCCTGGGTTTCTACGACCAGAGCCACTTCACCCGCACCTTCCGCCGCGCGATCGGCGTCTCGCCGCGCACGTTCTCGCGCCAGCACCATCACGCCGGTACCACGGGGGCGGTGCGCACACTGGCCCCGTCGGAACCGTCCTACGCGCACGCACATCCCTGA
- a CDS encoding alpha/beta hydrolase, with amino-acid sequence MATFTTKDGTTIWYKDWGKGPVVSFSHGWPLSADAWDPQIFHLASNGFRCIAHDRRGHGRSSQPWQGNEMDTYADDLEQLFEHLGVKDVVMIGHSTGGGEVARYIGRHGTQRVKKAVLMGAVPPIMLKTDANPGGLPMSVFDGFRQAYLADRAQFFLDVASGPFFGYNRPGAKVSEGNIRAWWTQGMQSGFQNAYDCIKAFSETDFTEDLKKFDVPTLIIHGDDDQIVPIDASARLSAKLVPGATLKIYPGGSHSLGDTSREQLNADLLAFAAA; translated from the coding sequence ATGGCGACCTTCACCACCAAAGACGGCACGACGATCTGGTACAAGGACTGGGGCAAGGGGCCCGTGGTCTCCTTCAGCCACGGCTGGCCGCTCAGCGCCGACGCCTGGGATCCGCAGATCTTCCACCTGGCCAGCAACGGCTTCCGCTGCATCGCCCACGACCGCCGCGGGCATGGCCGCTCCAGCCAGCCCTGGCAGGGCAACGAGATGGACACCTACGCCGACGACCTGGAGCAGCTGTTCGAGCACCTGGGCGTCAAGGACGTGGTGATGATCGGTCATTCGACCGGTGGCGGCGAAGTCGCGCGCTACATCGGCCGGCATGGGACCCAGCGGGTGAAGAAAGCCGTGCTGATGGGCGCGGTGCCGCCGATCATGCTGAAGACCGACGCCAACCCGGGCGGTCTGCCGATGTCGGTGTTCGACGGCTTCCGCCAGGCGTATCTCGCCGACCGTGCGCAGTTCTTCCTCGACGTCGCCAGCGGTCCGTTCTTCGGCTACAACCGGCCCGGCGCGAAGGTGTCGGAGGGCAACATCCGCGCCTGGTGGACGCAGGGCATGCAGTCCGGCTTCCAGAACGCCTACGACTGCATCAAGGCCTTCTCGGAAACCGACTTCACCGAGGACCTGAAGAAGTTCGACGTCCCCACGCTGATCATCCACGGCGACGACGACCAGATCGTGCCGATCGATGCCTCGGCCAGGCTGTCGGCCAAGCTGGTACCGGGTGCGACGCTGAAGATCTATCCCGGCGGCTCGCACTCGCTGGGCGACACCAGCCGCGAACAGCTCAACGCCGACCTGCTGGCGTTCGCTGCGGCCTGA
- the arsN2 gene encoding arsenic resistance N-acetyltransferase ArsN2: MTTIRTATDDDLPRILALLTQSSLPTEDLADAMATFLVDERDGALAGVIGLQRFGQAGLLRSLAVAPAYQGQGIARRLVAALETEARLQEIDALYLLTQTAERFFTLQAFEALPREQAPAALQASAEFHSLCPASAVCMRKRLSAVAPR, encoded by the coding sequence ATGACCACGATCCGCACCGCGACCGACGACGACCTGCCGCGCATCCTGGCGCTGCTGACGCAATCGTCGCTGCCGACGGAGGATCTGGCGGATGCGATGGCGACGTTCCTCGTCGACGAGCGCGACGGTGCATTGGCCGGCGTCATCGGCTTGCAGCGCTTCGGCCAGGCAGGCCTGCTGCGCTCGCTCGCCGTGGCGCCCGCGTACCAGGGCCAGGGCATCGCGCGCCGGCTGGTGGCGGCACTGGAAACCGAAGCGCGGCTGCAGGAGATCGATGCCCTGTATCTGCTGACGCAGACCGCGGAGCGCTTCTTCACCCTGCAGGCATTTGAAGCACTGCCTCGGGAGCAGGCGCCTGCCGCACTGCAGGCTTCCGCGGAATTCCATTCGCTCTGCCCGGCGTCAGCGGTGTGCATGCGCAAGCGGCTGTCCGCCGTGGCGCCGCGCTGA
- a CDS encoding response regulator transcription factor, whose product MRILLVEDDLSLGEGIRTALRRGAFAVDWVQDGASGLLAARDGGFDLVVLDLGLPRMDGIEVIRQLRAAGDAVPILVLSARERPADRTLGLDVGADDYLGKPFDTAELLARVRALIRRSAGRAHPSLESGPLRLDPAALTATWKGRPLDLTRREFALLRVLMEQRGRPMAREAIQQHLYGWDADVASNAVDVHVHQLRRKLEPGIIRTVRGLGYALGDLAGDAA is encoded by the coding sequence ATGCGCATCCTGCTGGTGGAAGACGACCTGTCGCTGGGCGAAGGCATCCGGACCGCGTTGCGGCGCGGTGCCTTCGCCGTCGACTGGGTGCAGGACGGTGCCAGCGGCCTGCTGGCGGCACGCGACGGCGGCTTCGATCTGGTCGTACTGGACTTGGGGCTGCCGCGGATGGATGGCATCGAGGTGATCCGCCAGTTGCGCGCCGCCGGCGACGCGGTGCCCATCCTCGTGCTCAGCGCCCGCGAGCGTCCGGCCGATCGCACGCTCGGCCTGGATGTCGGCGCGGACGACTACCTGGGCAAGCCGTTCGATACCGCCGAGTTGCTCGCACGCGTGCGCGCGCTGATCCGGCGCAGCGCGGGCCGCGCGCATCCTTCGCTGGAATCGGGCCCGCTGCGGCTGGATCCCGCCGCACTCACCGCCACCTGGAAAGGGCGTCCGCTCGACCTGACCCGGCGCGAGTTCGCCCTGTTGCGCGTGCTGATGGAGCAGCGCGGTCGGCCGATGGCGCGCGAGGCCATCCAGCAGCACCTGTACGGCTGGGATGCCGATGTCGCCAGCAACGCCGTCGATGTGCATGTCCACCAGCTCCGCCGCAAGCTGGAGCCCGGCATCATCCGCACCGTGCGCGGCCTGGGGTATGCGCTGGGCGATCTCGCCGGAGACGCGGCATGA